The DNA region AGAAACCATTGCCCGTGAAGTTGGTATCAAGCGTGTTTTGGCAGAAGTTCGCCCTGACCAAAAAGCCGCTACAGTGCAGAAACTACAATCAGAAGGAAAGATTGTGGCTATGGTTGGTGATGGTATTAATGATGCACCAGCCCTAGCCCAAGCCGATGTAGGAATGGCAATTGGCACTGGTACAGATGTAGCGATCGCAGCTAGTGACATCACACTCATCTCCGGTGACTTGCGAAGCATTGTCACTGCCATTCAACTCAGCCGCGCTACGATTCGTAACATCCAGCAAAACTTATTTTTTGCTTTCATTTACAACGTTGCTGGCATTCCAATCGCCGCTGGTATTCTCTTCCCTATCTTCGGTTGGTTGCTTAACCCCATCATTGCAGGTGCAGCAATGGCATTTAGTTCGGTTTCAGTTGTGACAAATGCCCTACGTCTGCGGAAATTTCAAGCTAAAGCAGTAGTATAAGGAGGTAGCAAATGTTGAGTAAAGTAATTATTGGCAGTATAGCAAGCTTGGGATTGGCATTCAGTGTTGCTTCAGATCAAGTAGTTGCACAGATGAATCATGAAATGCCAACTACCGAGCGATCAAAGACAACTCAGTTCCGCCGTATTGAGCAACCATTCTCGGTAAAAGGTGCAGTTACAACAGTCGGCTTGGGGTTAATCGGATTAGAAATTTGGTGGTTTCTCCTAAGTAAATCAAAGTCCCAAAAAGCTGAAGCCCATGATGGTATTCAAGAAATTGATATTACTGTAGATGGAGGCTACGAACCTAGTCGAATTCTAGTCAATGCAGGTCAAAGAGTTCGCCTTAACTTCCTACGCCGTGACCCTAGTAGTTGTCTTGAAGAAATACGGCTACCTGATTTCCATATCGCCAAAAACCTACCACTCAACGAGGTTACATCAATTGGGTTCACGCCAGACAAACCAGGTATTTATACCTTCACCTGTGGTATGAATATGTTCCGAGGAGTTATAGAAGTTCAACCTACTGACTCGACTGTAAAAGCAACCCCAGTAACTACTTCTCAATCTACTCACCAGATCCAACCAGAGCTTTCTTTGCCTACAGAGTCAGCAACAAAGGCAGTGAAAACACCAGAAGGTACTCAAGAAGCGATTGTTACGGTTGAAAAGGGTTACAAACCGGAACGAGTAATTGTAGAGGCGGGACAACCAGTAAGATTGGACTTCCAACGTCACAATCTGAGCAAGTGCTTTGATAAATTGCTTATACCGGACTTTGACTTAGCCGTTGACCTTGCTCCTAACCAAACCACTTCAGTGGAATTTACTCCTAAGTATCCTGGTGAATATCAGTTCACCTGCGGTATGAAAATGTATCGTGGTGTTATGGAAGTAAAGCCTGCCACATAATCAAGTAGCAAATAATTAGCAAGATGATTCTGTTCCCACTTGACTCTCCAGTTGACTGGAGAGTTTAAGATAAGGTAAATAAATTTATCTAGCATGAAAGCAGCTAAGTATGTTAGTCCAAGAAGCGCCAAAACTCATTGGTAATGTTGCCAAGTCTAGCGGTGTACCAATTAAAACTATTCGCTATTATGAGGAGCTAGGTCTACTCAGATCATTAGGGAGAACCGAGGGTGGATTTAGATTATTTAACTCTGATGTTTTGGCTCGCTTGCACTTTATCAAACGTGCCCAAAGTCTGGGATTGACCTTATCAGAAATTAAGGATTTTTTGAATGTTCACGACGGAGGTGAATTACCCTGCGTACATATAAAAGCTAAACTGCAAGATAAGATAACAGCTATTGATGAACAAATTCAGCAATTACTCATTCTGAGGCAAGAATTATCAGGACTAGTTTCTGGTTGGGAAACAATACCTGAAAATCCTGAACAAACAATTTGTCCTATTATTGAAAAAAATTAAACAATCAAGCTGTTTATTTAATTTTTTATCAGCACATCAACGGATGAACTTAATGTGCTGATTTTTACTAATTAAATTAGTCATTTATAAATAAATTAGTTATTTTTTGATTTTACCTATTGACTCTCCCGTAAGCTGGAGAACTTAAACTAATTTTAGTTGAGTAGATTAATCGTATATTTACTCAATGGTTTTCAGAAAATTAGTTATTCCTAATAAGGAATTTAACACTATGACACTGCAACTAACGGTTCCCAAACTGGCTTGTTCTGCTTGCGCGAATACTATTACCAAAGCAATTCAATCAATTGATTCTACAGCCATAGTGCAAGCAGATCCAAACACAAAACTTGTCAGTATAGAAACTCAAACATCTAAAACAAAAATTAAAGAACTAATAGCTGCTATCGGCTATCCATCTGTTTAGGCTTTTGAGTTTTTTATACTATCAGCAATTAGTCAAATGCTAATTGCTGATAGTATAATATTCATTTCAGAAAAGTCCTTCTGCTTTGAGCAAGAGATGTGACTTATATGGGCTTGCTTTTTCTGTTCCCACTAACGATTGGTCTAGGAGTTAGTTATCTCTTGAAAAATTCTACTGACGATATGGCGGAACTAACAAGTTTATTTACAGTTGGTTGCCTAATTGTCAGTTTAATCTTAGCACCTTGGCAAATAAAGATTGTGGTTTTAATGTTTGCCATCTTGACTCACCAGATGAATTGAGACTTTTGAATAACTTCAATTATTAAAAAATAGAGCAAAATCAATGAATCGATTTATGAATGCAATTGCTATAACTACTACTTTGATACTGGCTCAAAGTTGCTCCTTATTACCTAGAGACGAAGGGAAACCAATATCTGCTACCACACATCAGCATGAGGAGCGTTCAATGAGTGGGAGCCATCACAGAGAACATTCAACAAGTGGCGCGGGTGATAAGAAGAAAGCATTTGCTCAGGCAAAACTCAAAGTTACCAGTAACATTACCTCTAATAAAAATATTCCAATAGTGATTGGCGTTCAAGATTCCGATGGGAAAGCGATCGCTAACTTTGACACTTTCCAAGAAAAGCTAATGCACCTCATTCTTGTCAGCGATGATCTTCAGTTTTTTAGTCATCTTCATCCCACATATAAAGAAAATGGGCAGTTTGAAGTTGCAGCCCGTTTTCCGCAAGCAGGCAATTACACATTTTTTAGTGACTATAAACCTGCTGGTCAAACAGAACAAGTCTCAGTATTGAAAACACAAGTTTCTGGAAACAGTATTGCTGCTCCAGAAATTGACCTAAATCGCAGTAAAACGTTCAATGATATTAAAGTCAATCTTGCTGTTTCTGAACCTACTGTGAAAGCGGGTAAAGAAGTCAGTTTAATGTTTGAATTACAAGATGCTTCTAACAATCAACCGCTTACAGACTTGCAGCCATACTTAGGAGAAAGAGGACATTTAGTTATCCTGCGACAGTCAACCTCATTAACAGCAGCAGATTACATTCATGCTCACGCACTAAAAGATGCTCCTGCTGGACAGGTTCATTTTATGACTAGCTTTCCTCAACCAGGAAAGTATAAGCTCTGGGGTCAGTTTAATCGCAATGGCAAAATCGTCACAGCTGATTTTTGGATAAATGCTGTTTAATTTAGCTGATGTTTTATTAGTAAAACGAGAAGTGCCGAACTCCCGTGCTTCTAACTTTGTATATGCACAGTATGCTATGCGAATTTACCACCCATTTGGGTGGTAAATTCCTCCTTCTTACTACTTCTAATTTAGGGGTTGACCTACACCAACTGCTCGCAACTGTTCTAGATTCGGTTTACCAGTTAAGACAAGTTTTCCATTGATTGCGATCGCTGGCACTGCATTTACTCCATACTGCTGGGCTTTCTCCTGCTCATGTCGCAGGTTATAGACCGATACTTCACAGTCAGGACAAGTCAGTTCTTGCACCATTTGCACTGTCTCATCACAAAGAGGACAGTCAGCCGTAAAAATCTCAATTTGACGTTTTGTCATGGTGTCCACCAAAATTCTTTTGACTCATTCATTCTGAATCCTCTAGCTGACTATAGAGTCAACCCCATAGGTAAATATTATTTTCCAAATAACCTCAATTCAAATCATTTGGACATATCATCTCCTCAAATTTGTAACCCTGGCTCATCAAGTTTTAAGCTAATATTTTTGCCCACAAGTATTGTAATTAAACTTTACACAAAAATTGACAATTATCACTTGACTCTCTAGCCGACTATAGACTTTAAAGTTATAACAACACATAGTAGTAAATAACTATGATTGCTGTCGTGAAACAAGTTTGCTGTGAAGTATCATCCCCAAAAAAGCTGCTGAAAATTGGTGAGCTGGCGAAGCAAACTGATGTGGCAGTGGGAACAATTCGGTATTACGAAGGCTTAGGCTTGATAAAACCAGTTGAAAGAAGTGAAAGTGGCTACCGTTATTACGACTGCGAGGCAATCAACAGGCTGCAATTTATCAAAAAAGCCCAATCTTTACAGTTTTCCCTGTCTGAAATTCAACAAGTGCTAGGCATTCGTTCCCAAGGCGACCCTGCTTGTCCCCTAGTTCGGGACTTACTCAAACAGAAAATTGCTCATCTTGAGGAGCAGATTTATCGCATGAAAGAACTGAAGGATGAGCTAGAGGCATATCAACAGCGTTGGGAAAACCGACCTTTGGATAATCCCTGTAATAAAGAGCTTTGTAGCTTGATCGAGGAAGTTGCTTGCTCTGATATACCTGTTCACAATTTCCGAGACTAGTAAATTTATGACTTGACTCTATACCCGAATAGAGACTTTAGAATGGCCTTAGTTTCTCAAAAACTACTAAATTAACAGAATAATGGAGAGTACAAAATGAACATTAGTACAGGCGTTAAGACAGTATTGAGCGGAGCCGTAGCTAGTTTTGCATTGCTTACGTTAACCACTACTGCTTCCTTTGCCAACACTCCCAAGGGAACTGTGACACCGAATCAATCCGCCAGGGCTATAAACGAAGCAAAACTAATTCAAGTGCTGACCAGTCAAAGAACAGCCCCAACGAATCAAACGCCACAGCAGCCAAACCAAACGGGATGTAAGTGTTGCCAAGCAATGATGAATAAGATGCCAGGAATGATGAACAATATGCCGGGAATGATGAATAACCAAAACAGTCCGTCAAAATAGGGCTTGATAAATCCCTCAGCGAGAAACACATTTGAATTTGAAATGTCAGAAAAAACTAGAAATATTTAGAGAAGTCTGGCCGAAAAAGGCTAATGAACTCATTGCTAAGGAAGCCATCTTATGGTTTGGCTAAGGAACTTAAGCTAAACCAGGATGGCTATCGGACTCGTTCCTTTTATCCAGAAGCTCAAATCGCACTTGCTTTTGCGTTTCATCATAGGTCAACAGCTTTACTACAGCAGAAAACTTACTCAGGAGAAACACAATTATGAGTCAGCCTGACTCAAAAGACCACAACATGATGAAATGGATGGGAATTGCTATGGTGGCTTGCTGTGCTTTGCCCATAGGAGTTTCCTTCTTTTTGGGCGGAGGCTTGGGGGTGTGGTTCGGTCGTTCTATCAAGCCACCTACTAGCAATCAGTCAACCAACCAGCCACTCTCTGCCAACCAATCAACCAATCAATCTCAACTAAAGGCTGTAAATGTTTCCCTAGAGAAAGCGGGCAATTGGCAAGCAAATAATCACGTTCATGGTTTGACTGTGAATCGAGATAATCCCAACATTATTTATGTTGCAAGTCATAACGGACTGTTGCAACGTTCTGAAACTGGGGAATGGTTTTGGATGGGAAAAGAGCGAGCTGATTATATGGGCTTTACTGCCGATCCAATTAACAGCGCTCGCTTTTATTCCAGCGGACATCCACACACAGGAGGTAATCTAGGATTCCAGATAAGTGAGAATCAAGGGCAAGATTGGAAACAGATTTCCATGCCTGGGGTAGATTTTCATGCAATAGCGATCGCACCGAGTAACCCCAACGTTTTTTATGGATGGCCTGCTTCTGGGGCGCAAGGGCTGCATACTTCTACTGATGGTGGCAAAACTTGGGTCAAAGTCCGCATGACTGGATTAGGCGATACTCCTTTTAACCTTGTGGTTGAACCCCGTAACCCTGAGCATTTGTTTGCAACTACCCGTTCGGGAATGTATGAAAGCACTAACAGCGGCAATGACTGGACGTTAGTAGCTAATACACAGGAAGCTCCTATTGCCAGTCTAGCTCTGCAAAAAGAGGGTAACAGCACTGTAATGTATGGGTATCGTTTTCTCAAGTCAGCACCCGGTGTTTATCGCAGTAGTGATGGTGGTAAAACGTGGGAGAAACTTTGGACTGAAACTAATGGTGTAGTTGTGAAACTAGCGATCGCTCCCAACACTCCCCACATATTATATGCAGTGAATGAGAACAATACTGTCTTTCAATCGCAGAATGAAGGCAATAGCTGGAAAGAGTTAAATTAACTGTCTGTTGTCTACGTAATATCTTACGGTTGTGATGTAGCTGTAGAAAAACTAGCACTAACAGCACGTTGCAAATTAGCTAAAGCACGATTGTAATCCAAAATAGCCGTAACCCGATTACCCTCAGCCCTTGTAAGCTCAGTTTCAGAAACAATAACATCTGTTTGAGTACCTACACCAGCTTGAAACCTCAGCCTTGCTAAACGTAAAGCCTCTTGAGCCTGTTCTAGAGCAACGGTAGCAGTCTGAACATTACTTAAATTAGATTGCAAACTAGTATAAGCCTGTTCCACCTGAAAGCGAATCTGATTGCGTTGCTCTGCAAAACGAGTTTCGGCAATAGCAATGTTGGCTTTCTGTTGAGCAGCCCTAGCCTTAGCTGCTCCACCATCAAATAAATTCCAGTTGGCTCTAACTCCCAGTGAATAGCCATCTGTAATGCCAACACTATCATTAAAAGCGTCCAACAAGTTGTAACTAGCAACCAAACTAACTTGGGGACGAACCTCAGAAAGCGCCAAACGTCGCTGTTGTTCACTAATATTGCGTTGTACTAACTGTTGTTGAAGTTCTGCACGATTTTGAAAAGCAAGCACAATACTTTCTTCTTGTGTCTGATTCCACAAACCCGCCAATTTCACGGAGTCTGCTGCACTGATGTTTACAGATTGTGGTAAATTCAACCGCGTCGCCAACCGCCTTGCAGCAATTTGCTGTTGACTAATAGCATTAGTTAGCTCTTGTTGAGCATTTGCTAAGTTTACCTGAGAACGAAGAACATCAAATCTCGTACCAACTCCAGCCCTTTCTAATGCTTGAGCATCCTTTAAACTTCGTTGGGCATTTTCTACAGCAGCACGATTAATTCGTACTTGTTCATCTGTTTGTTGTAAATTGTAATATTCAGTGGCAACATTCAGCCGAATTTCCTGTGACAAACGCTCTACATCCAACTCATCAAAACGTAATTGTTCCTCAGTTGCTCTGATGCGAGCCGACTTGGAGCCAGAGGTGTAAATGTTATAACTCAGTTGTGCCGCTCCAGAAAAGTTTGTACTTGGAGCTTGTTCTGTAGAAGGTATCCCACTTCTAGAACGCAGTTCAGTAGAAAGCTGACCGCTAGCAGATTGTTGACGAGAAATGTCAGTGTTTAAACTAACATTGGGATACAAAGCAGCTTGTGCTTCACGTAGAGATGCACGACTTCGTTCTGAAGTCAGTATTGATACTTGTAGCTCCCGATTATTCCGCCGTGCCAGTTCCAAAGCTTGTTGCAGAGTGATTGGCTGAGTTATCTGAATTTTGACATCTTCTGGTTTGGTAGGAAACTGGAGAGAATTGGGATTAGGGTTGAGGTTATCGAGTAAAGTCGGAGTGGGAGATGCAGACTGAGCAGTTGGTGATGAGTCAGCTTGAGAAGGAACTTTTTCTGTTTGACTACTCTGAGGCTGAGTCAAAGCACGTACAGGTTGAGCTGAACTAGCAGCAAAATTACTTAAGGTAAATACACAACCGATACCTGCAACTACTAGATAACGATACTTTGACATATATTATTTAAACTCCTATAACTCACATCACACAGCAAAAAATGACTACACTCTAAAAGCAGGGGTAGTAACAAAAGATAGAAAACCTATAGGTTAAATACGAAATCTTTTATTTAGATTGGCGTAAGCGGCGAAACAGCGATTTAAATGGCGAAAAAGAGCGATCGCTATTTAGGTGGATAACATTAAACGGTAGTTCGATAGTAAAAGTACTACCTTTACCTAATTCGCTTTGCACATTCAAACTACCGTGGTGTACCTGAACAATTGCAGAGGCGATCGCCAATCCTAATCCAGAACCGCCAGTGCTGCGAGAGCGATCGCTATTCACGCGATAAAAGCGATCGTAAATTCGCGGAAGTTCCTTCTCTGGGATACCAATACCCGTATCATGAACCCTAACCACAGCATGATGGTCGCTACAACCCAGGCAAACCGTAACTTCCCCTCCTTTGGGTGTATACTGAATTGCATTGACAATTAAATTAGAAACCAAACGATAAAGCTGGTCGTTATCACCGACAATATTTACTGGCTTATTTACCTTGATGCTAGATTGCAGCATTACGCCTGCCGCGGCTGCCATTGCTTCAAATTCCTCGACTAAATCGCTGACAATATCATTTAGACAACATTGTTCTAGTTGTACTGGCAAGTGTTGCCTATCTAAACGAGCCAATAATAATAAATCTACAACCAAAGTAATAAGTCGCTGATTCTGACGGTGGATAGTTCGCAGAATGTCCCGCGTTTCTTCTTCATCCAGTTGCGACATTAAAAGCGCTGATTCCACCGTTGCGCCTGTTGCAGCTAAAGGCGTTCGCAATTCGTGTGCTGCATCTGCTGTAAACTGTTGAATTTGTCGATAAGATTGATAAATTGGCTGCATAGCTAATCCTGATAGCCACCAACTAGCAACTGCAA from Nostoc sp. GT001 includes:
- a CDS encoding heavy-metal-associated domain-containing protein gives rise to the protein MTLQLTVPKLACSACANTITKAIQSIDSTAIVQADPNTKLVSIETQTSKTKIKELIAAIGYPSV
- a CDS encoding heavy metal-responsive transcriptional regulator; the protein is MIAVVKQVCCEVSSPKKLLKIGELAKQTDVAVGTIRYYEGLGLIKPVERSESGYRYYDCEAINRLQFIKKAQSLQFSLSEIQQVLGIRSQGDPACPLVRDLLKQKIAHLEEQIYRMKELKDELEAYQQRWENRPLDNPCNKELCSLIEEVACSDIPVHNFRD
- a CDS encoding heavy metal-responsive transcriptional regulator; translation: MLVQEAPKLIGNVAKSSGVPIKTIRYYEELGLLRSLGRTEGGFRLFNSDVLARLHFIKRAQSLGLTLSEIKDFLNVHDGGELPCVHIKAKLQDKITAIDEQIQQLLILRQELSGLVSGWETIPENPEQTICPIIEKN
- a CDS encoding cupredoxin domain-containing protein gives rise to the protein MLSKVIIGSIASLGLAFSVASDQVVAQMNHEMPTTERSKTTQFRRIEQPFSVKGAVTTVGLGLIGLEIWWFLLSKSKSQKAEAHDGIQEIDITVDGGYEPSRILVNAGQRVRLNFLRRDPSSCLEEIRLPDFHIAKNLPLNEVTSIGFTPDKPGIYTFTCGMNMFRGVIEVQPTDSTVKATPVTTSQSTHQIQPELSLPTESATKAVKTPEGTQEAIVTVEKGYKPERVIVEAGQPVRLDFQRHNLSKCFDKLLIPDFDLAVDLAPNQTTSVEFTPKYPGEYQFTCGMKMYRGVMEVKPAT
- a CDS encoding F510_1955 family glycosylhydrolase produces the protein MSQPDSKDHNMMKWMGIAMVACCALPIGVSFFLGGGLGVWFGRSIKPPTSNQSTNQPLSANQSTNQSQLKAVNVSLEKAGNWQANNHVHGLTVNRDNPNIIYVASHNGLLQRSETGEWFWMGKERADYMGFTADPINSARFYSSGHPHTGGNLGFQISENQGQDWKQISMPGVDFHAIAIAPSNPNVFYGWPASGAQGLHTSTDGGKTWVKVRMTGLGDTPFNLVVEPRNPEHLFATTRSGMYESTNSGNDWTLVANTQEAPIASLALQKEGNSTVMYGYRFLKSAPGVYRSSDGGKTWEKLWTETNGVVVKLAIAPNTPHILYAVNENNTVFQSQNEGNSWKELN
- a CDS encoding thioredoxin family protein, with amino-acid sequence MTKRQIEIFTADCPLCDETVQMVQELTCPDCEVSVYNLRHEQEKAQQYGVNAVPAIAINGKLVLTGKPNLEQLRAVGVGQPLN
- the rppB gene encoding two-component system sensor histidine kinase RppB, giving the protein MNQNKLFRGTRVRLALWYALVMGSILSVCAFGVYRAVFRAHVVALDSEIESVAGTLHDTIEFKLRQPGSLEPVIQQLFPNINLCRVXSSCTQQQSDTKRHFLGVVNKDHYYVRFFDISGRLIATTGNYPEGLSTVFSNEKWLFLKDSKGNDYHQNSLILHTQDNRDWGYMQVGRSLEEFNRYLDSVKLSLGLGLPIAMGMVAVASWWLSGLAMQPIYQSYRQIQQFTADAAHELRTPLAATGATVESALLMSQLDEEETRDILRTIHRQNQRLITLVVDLLLLARLDRQHLPVQLEQCCLNDIVSDLVEEFEAMAAAAGVMLQSSIKVNKPVNIVGDNDQLYRLVSNLIVNAIQYTPKGGEVTVCLGCSDHHAVVRVHDTGIGIPEKELPRIYDRFYRVNSDRSRSTGGSGLGLAIASAIVQVHHGSLNVQSELGKGSTFTIELPFNVIHLNSDRSFSPFKSLFRRLRQSK